The Oncorhynchus keta strain PuntledgeMale-10-30-2019 chromosome 17, Oket_V2, whole genome shotgun sequence genome has a window encoding:
- the LOC118396112 gene encoding prosaposin receptor GPR37-like isoform X2: protein MLPHQETADFRRVASLGVTTFTLCALCIDRFRAANNVQMYYEMIENCASTAAKLAVIWIGALLLALPELLIRQLVTEDGEPPDVTPCQRCVVRISTELPDTLYMLGLTYDGARLWWYFGCYFCLPTLFTIGSSLVTACKIRKAERACVRGNKKQIHQESQMNCTVVALAILYGFCIIPENICNIVTVYMAAGIPRRTLDILHLVSQLLLFCKSAVTPVLLFCLCQPFSQAFLDCCCCCCDECGPPRSSTSATSSEENEHECTTTDLELSPFSTVHREASSSYTTAATHC, encoded by the coding sequence GTCGCCTCCCTAGGGGTTACCACCTTTACCCTGTGCGCTTTGTGCATCGACCGCTTCCGCGCTGCCAACAACGTCCAGATGTACTATGAGATGATTGAGAACTGTGCCTCCACGGCCGCCAAGCTGGCCGTTATCTGGATCGGGGCTCTCCTATTGGCCCTGCCAGAGCTCCTGATCCGCCAGCTGGTCACCGAAGATGGCGAGCCTCCGGATGTGACGCCCTGCCAGCGCTGCGTGGTTCGTATCTCCACTGAGCTCCCTGACACGCTCTACATGCTGGGCCTGACCTATGATGGTGCTCGCCTCTGGTGGTACTTTGGCTGCTACTTCTGCCTACCCACGCTGTTCACCATTGGCAGCTCCCTGGTGACCGCCTGTAAGATCCGGAAGGCCGAGCGGGCCTGTGTGCGCGGCAACAAGAAACAGATCCATCAGGAGAGCCAGATGAACTGCACAGTTGTGGCTTTGGCCATCCTCTATGGCTTCTGCATCATCCCAGAGAACATCTGCAACATCGTCACTGTCTACATGGCGGCGGGTATTCCCAGACGTACCCTGGACATTCTCCATCTGGTCAGCCAGCTGCTGTTGTTCTGTAAATCGGCAGTGACACCTGTCCTGCTGTTCTGCCTGTGCCAGCCCTTCAGCCAGGCATTCCtggactgctgctgctgctgctgtgacgAGTGTGGCCCGCCCAGATCTTCCACCTCCGCCACTTCCAGTGAGGAGAACGAGCACGAGTGTACCACTACCGACCTGGAGCTGTCGCCCTTCAGCACCGTCCACAGGGAGGCATCCTCCTCATACACCACTGCGGCGACCCACTGCTAA